In Pedobacter sp. SL55, the following proteins share a genomic window:
- a CDS encoding ChaN family lipoprotein, whose translation MKRLLFIALLILPFIATAQEISTHYKIYDVKKQKTINLEDIVTDMANANVLFFGEEHNDSIGHYLETTLFKKLATAYNNKVGLTLEMFHTDVQPVITEYLAGIITEKNFVKEARAWNNYKDYRPMVEFAKEQGLSVIGGNAAARYSNAVTKNGLQILAKLPDVSKAFLPPNAIDTLTGRYYEKFIALLGGHGMGAMKVYQTQNFWDATMAWSIAKFAKANKDKKIFQVNGRFHSDEKLGTFAQLKKYAPTLKALNIASFAADDFANPDWEKYKELGDYVILTDPNVKKTF comes from the coding sequence ATGAAAAGATTACTCTTTATTGCTTTACTGATATTGCCATTTATTGCAACAGCGCAAGAAATTAGCACGCACTATAAAATTTACGATGTAAAGAAGCAAAAAACAATCAATTTAGAAGACATTGTAACAGATATGGCCAATGCCAATGTGTTGTTTTTTGGAGAAGAGCACAACGACTCTATTGGACATTATTTAGAAACCACTTTGTTTAAAAAATTGGCTACCGCTTATAACAATAAAGTTGGGCTAACCCTAGAAATGTTTCACACTGATGTACAGCCCGTAATAACCGAATATTTAGCAGGTATAATTACCGAGAAGAATTTTGTTAAAGAAGCCAGAGCTTGGAACAATTACAAAGATTACCGCCCGATGGTAGAATTTGCAAAAGAACAAGGTTTAAGTGTAATTGGCGGCAATGCCGCAGCTAGATACAGCAATGCGGTAACTAAAAATGGTTTGCAAATTTTAGCTAAACTTCCTGATGTTTCTAAAGCCTTTTTACCACCAAACGCTATTGATACCCTAACGGGCAGGTATTACGAAAAATTTATTGCGCTACTTGGTGGCCATGGTATGGGAGCGATGAAAGTTTATCAAACTCAAAATTTTTGGGATGCCACCATGGCGTGGTCTATTGCTAAGTTCGCAAAGGCAAACAAAGACAAGAAAATTTTTCAGGTAAATGGCCGCTTTCATAGCGATGAGAAATTGGGAACCTTTGCACAGCTAAAAAAATACGCACCTACGCTTAAAGCGCTAAATATTGCATCATTTGCTGCCGATGATTTTGCTAATCCGGATTGGGAAAAATATAAAGAATTAGGCGATTATGTGATACTTACCGACCCGAACGTGAAAAAGACTTTTTAG
- a CDS encoding TonB-dependent receptor family protein: protein MQKYLLLSFIFCFFLADASAQNQDTVTKVALDSVVIHAYGSKMLMATPAAVNKINLKQLQYYSDGNIIQAVNATPGVRMEERSPGSYSLNIRGSSVRSPYGVRNVKIYYDGIPFTAPGGNSMLNMLGFYNVGAIEIIKGAGSSLYGAGTGGVVLFDAPPVAKKMQLNGGFSAGSYGALNYHLQLKLPKHNFSYEETSVDGYRQHTEMKRKLASYQTQLSTFAKGSLKVHFIYSDLNYQTPGALTLAEYQANPRQARPAVGANQGAVAANASIHQQAALLGITHQYSFSPKLNNTTSLYGFYNETANPAIQNYELKKEPHWGGRTNFVYGLKNLAINFGAELQSGDFSSKTYRNIQGNKGSQVTDDELDLLQWMAFAQVNWQMQRWLFTAGASINQFSLDFLRSSEIPNIQASKSFKGQLQPRFAALYKIDDQIATYINVTKGFSPPASSEVFADNNSYNLALQAETGWNVEPGVRWNLLENRLFLDASYFHTLLSNSIVTRRDAAGANYYINAGRTKQQGIEASLSYQLITKEQPLSVLLQGAYAWHHFKYKDFVQLNEDFSGNQLPGVAPRSYTIMADINHKSGFFAFTSLNHNAKIALNDANTQYADDFQLLTAKLGYQKQMKNIPFQLFVGADNLLNQTYSLGNDINGFGGRYYNGATGRSFYVGLKLGWVKR, encoded by the coding sequence ATGCAGAAATACCTTTTACTTAGCTTCATCTTTTGTTTTTTTCTTGCTGATGCTTCTGCCCAAAATCAGGATACGGTTACCAAAGTAGCTTTGGATAGTGTAGTTATTCATGCCTACGGCAGCAAAATGCTGATGGCAACGCCTGCGGCAGTCAACAAAATTAATTTAAAGCAACTACAATATTATTCCGATGGAAATATTATACAGGCGGTAAATGCTACCCCAGGGGTACGAATGGAAGAGCGTTCGCCGGGCAGTTACTCATTAAATATTCGTGGTAGTTCTGTGCGTAGTCCTTATGGGGTTCGCAACGTAAAAATCTACTATGATGGCATTCCGTTTACCGCCCCCGGAGGTAATTCTATGTTAAATATGCTCGGGTTTTATAATGTGGGTGCAATAGAAATTATTAAAGGCGCTGGAAGTAGTTTGTATGGAGCCGGAACAGGTGGCGTGGTTTTGTTTGACGCTCCGCCAGTAGCCAAAAAAATGCAACTTAACGGTGGGTTTAGTGCAGGCAGTTACGGTGCTTTAAATTACCATCTGCAACTGAAATTGCCAAAGCATAATTTTAGTTATGAAGAAACTAGCGTAGATGGTTACAGGCAGCATACCGAAATGAAACGGAAGTTGGCAAGTTACCAGACACAACTTTCTACCTTTGCTAAGGGCAGTTTAAAGGTGCATTTTATTTACAGCGATTTGAATTATCAAACTCCTGGGGCCTTAACTTTAGCCGAATATCAGGCCAACCCAAGACAGGCCAGGCCTGCGGTGGGCGCCAACCAAGGTGCAGTTGCGGCAAATGCCAGCATCCATCAGCAAGCGGCTTTGTTGGGTATAACTCATCAATATTCTTTTTCGCCAAAGTTAAACAATACCACCAGTTTGTATGGTTTCTATAACGAAACAGCAAATCCTGCTATACAGAACTACGAGCTAAAGAAAGAGCCTCATTGGGGCGGAAGAACGAATTTTGTTTACGGACTTAAAAATCTCGCTATTAATTTTGGCGCAGAGCTGCAAAGCGGAGATTTCAGCTCAAAAACCTACCGAAATATACAAGGCAATAAAGGCAGTCAGGTTACCGATGATGAACTCGACTTGTTGCAATGGATGGCTTTTGCGCAGGTAAATTGGCAAATGCAACGCTGGCTATTTACTGCTGGGGCAAGTATCAACCAGTTTTCTTTAGATTTTTTGCGTAGTAGTGAAATACCCAATATCCAAGCCTCAAAGAGTTTTAAAGGGCAGTTGCAGCCTCGTTTTGCAGCGCTTTACAAAATAGACGATCAAATTGCTACCTACATCAACGTAACTAAAGGCTTTTCTCCACCAGCTAGTAGTGAGGTTTTTGCAGATAACAATAGCTATAATTTAGCTTTACAAGCAGAAACAGGATGGAATGTGGAGCCAGGCGTAAGATGGAATTTATTAGAAAATCGTTTATTCCTCGATGCTAGTTATTTCCACACTTTGCTAAGCAATTCTATTGTAACCCGGAGAGATGCGGCTGGTGCCAACTACTACATAAATGCAGGTAGAACCAAACAGCAAGGTATAGAAGCAAGTTTATCTTATCAGTTAATTACAAAAGAGCAGCCTTTGTCGGTTTTATTACAGGGCGCTTATGCATGGCATCATTTCAAATACAAAGATTTTGTGCAATTAAATGAAGATTTTTCAGGGAACCAATTGCCTGGCGTAGCACCTCGCAGCTATACAATAATGGCCGATATTAATCACAAAAGTGGATTTTTTGCCTTTACCAGTTTAAACCATAATGCTAAAATTGCATTAAATGATGCCAATACGCAATATGCGGATGACTTTCAGTTGCTAACTGCGAAGTTAGGTTATCAAAAACAGATGAAAAATATACCGTTTCAGCTTTTTGTAGGCGCAGATAATTTGCTCAATCAAACTTATAGTTTAGGTAATGATATCAATGGTTTTGGAGGTAGGTACTACAACGGAGCTACAGGCCGTAGCTTTTACGTTGGGTTAAAGTTAGGGTGGGTTAAAAGATAA
- a CDS encoding YchJ family protein — MSTSLCPCFSGKPYIECCQPYHLQIALAPTPEQLMRSRYSAYALHLVDYLWETTHPAKRHLYSKADIENWAKENHWTKLEIVAAKKDVVEFKAFYQHGLKEFTHHERSVFKKEAGKWYYFSGEHFN; from the coding sequence ATGTCCACATCATTATGCCCTTGTTTTTCTGGGAAACCTTATATCGAATGTTGCCAACCCTATCACTTGCAAATTGCTTTGGCACCCACACCAGAACAGTTAATGCGTTCTAGGTATAGCGCTTACGCTTTACATTTGGTAGATTATTTATGGGAAACTACCCATCCGGCCAAAAGACATTTATACAGCAAAGCTGATATAGAAAATTGGGCAAAGGAAAACCACTGGACTAAGCTGGAAATTGTTGCCGCAAAAAAAGATGTGGTAGAATTTAAAGCCTTTTATCAACACGGTTTAAAAGAATTTACACATCATGAACGTTCTGTTTTTAAGAAAGAAGCTGGTAAATGGTATTATTTTTCGGGAGAGCATTTTAATTAA
- a CDS encoding DMT family transporter encodes MGSSSKSLLNFLSGITFVILWASASSATKIGLHSVQPLVLSIPRFILASALMLVIAHFFMKQPMPHKKSAWKKIAIYGFFNVGLYLGLYVVAMQEVSAGLGALFIAINPVLILLISSIWFRQPLRLATVLSFALCMVGMLIAAYPLLGGSHASVLGLCLLLLCNVSYSAGAIYFSKQNWEQMHILTINGWQTLFGCLYLLPFAIYFYNSEANTFDFGFLGAVVWLAIPASIIASLLWMSLLRKNPTKASAWLFLCPVAGFTIASIIMKEPLTWYTLAGVVLVIIGLYIVQQMKTPALTPANNN; translated from the coding sequence ATGGGCAGTTCAAGTAAATCGCTGCTCAACTTCTTATCAGGAATTACTTTCGTGATTTTGTGGGCTTCGGCATCTTCAGCAACAAAAATTGGCCTTCACTCGGTACAGCCGCTGGTGCTTTCTATTCCACGTTTCATTTTGGCATCTGCGTTAATGCTGGTTATTGCTCATTTTTTTATGAAGCAACCTATGCCCCATAAAAAAAGTGCATGGAAAAAGATTGCGATTTATGGTTTCTTTAATGTTGGCCTATACTTGGGTTTGTATGTGGTGGCCATGCAAGAAGTTTCTGCAGGCTTAGGGGCTTTGTTTATTGCCATTAATCCTGTGCTTATTTTGCTAATTAGTAGCATTTGGTTTAGGCAGCCTTTGCGTTTGGCCACTGTGCTTAGCTTTGCCTTATGTATGGTAGGGATGCTTATTGCCGCCTATCCTTTACTAGGTGGTAGCCACGCCAGCGTTTTAGGTTTATGTCTGCTACTTTTATGCAACGTTTCTTATTCTGCCGGGGCCATTTACTTTTCTAAACAAAATTGGGAACAAATGCACATTTTAACCATTAATGGCTGGCAAACCTTGTTTGGATGTTTATATCTATTGCCGTTTGCTATTTACTTTTACAATTCGGAAGCAAATACTTTTGATTTTGGCTTTTTAGGTGCAGTAGTATGGTTGGCCATTCCAGCTTCTATTATTGCTTCTTTACTTTGGATGTCGTTACTTCGCAAAAATCCAACTAAGGCTTCGGCTTGGTTATTTTTATGCCCCGTTGCAGGTTTTACCATTGCCTCCATCATTATGAAAGAGCCACTTACTTGGTATACACTAGCCGGAGTAGTATTGGTAATCATTGGCTTGTACATTGTTCAGCAAATGAAAACGCCAGCACTTACACCAGCAAACAACAATTAG
- a CDS encoding OmpA family protein, producing MKKNVMLLVIGFTLLLVSGQLKAQYVLKEANEQFELYNYEKAIALYTAAYQKKKSLLATERLAESYKQLRDFKQAASWYALLTQTEGAKPEAFKDYGDMLRNTSKYSEAKVQYAKYASLLSKATPEQLGQIAKWQQSCDSAQLWMANPKRIGIDNQQALNSAQSDWAAVSYQNGVVFTSDRTDIPQDKVSTSRPFLKFDSDKLPDRKTYGWTGNSYLRLYQQDADGKISQFPLKTGSNYHVGSASFSADQKEVYFTLTRIPEKIQKVKGSPSTINIEIYSSKMGASGWSEPIPFKYNNIQEWSVGDPYLTNDGSTLYFVSNKPGGKGGTDIYYCSRNADGSWGDAVNLQEVNTVGNERSPVSQNGIFYFATDGNIGMGGLDIFKTKLKSGVVENMGYPINSPQDDFAFQMLGVDNGYLSSNRDGGAGQDDIYSFMVRQLKLLVRGKVFNQETKAPLRDAVVSLTRANGSPMLAQTDADGNFKFNLEEEKDYELLADKTNFRTATAKINAKGLSESSVIEQDLYLTPIVINKPIRIENIYYDFDKSNIRKDAAVELDKLVAIMKENPTIWIELGSHTDSRGKDQYNQWLSQSRANSAVQYIIDRGIDKSRITAKGYGESVPVNKCTNGVKCSEADHQLNRRTEFKIIKQ from the coding sequence ATGAAGAAAAACGTAATGTTATTGGTAATTGGCTTTACGCTGTTGCTTGTTAGTGGGCAGCTAAAGGCACAGTATGTGCTCAAAGAGGCCAATGAGCAGTTTGAACTATATAACTACGAAAAGGCAATAGCGCTTTATACAGCGGCTTACCAGAAAAAAAAGAGCTTGCTCGCAACTGAGCGTTTGGCCGAGAGTTACAAGCAACTGAGAGATTTTAAGCAAGCGGCCAGCTGGTACGCCCTGCTTACACAAACAGAAGGGGCTAAACCCGAAGCCTTTAAAGATTATGGAGACATGTTGCGCAACACCTCAAAATATAGTGAGGCTAAGGTACAGTATGCCAAGTACGCATCTCTGCTAAGCAAGGCTACTCCCGAGCAGTTGGGGCAAATCGCTAAATGGCAGCAATCTTGCGATTCTGCACAGTTGTGGATGGCTAATCCCAAAAGAATAGGTATAGATAACCAACAGGCGCTCAACAGTGCCCAATCTGATTGGGCTGCTGTAAGCTATCAAAATGGAGTGGTATTTACTTCTGATAGAACAGATATCCCGCAGGATAAGGTAAGTACCAGTCGTCCGTTTTTAAAATTTGATAGCGACAAGCTTCCCGATAGGAAGACCTACGGATGGACCGGTAATAGTTACTTGAGATTATACCAACAAGATGCAGATGGCAAGATCAGCCAGTTCCCCCTAAAAACAGGCTCAAATTATCACGTAGGTTCGGCAAGTTTTAGTGCCGACCAAAAAGAAGTGTATTTTACATTAACCCGCATACCCGAAAAAATCCAAAAAGTAAAAGGAAGCCCTAGTACCATTAACATAGAGATTTATAGTAGTAAAATGGGCGCAAGTGGCTGGAGCGAGCCAATCCCATTTAAGTATAACAACATTCAAGAGTGGTCGGTAGGCGATCCTTATTTAACTAATGATGGCAGTACCTTATACTTTGTTTCTAACAAGCCTGGAGGTAAAGGTGGTACAGATATCTATTACTGTAGTCGCAATGCAGATGGTAGTTGGGGCGATGCCGTAAATTTACAAGAGGTAAACACCGTAGGTAACGAGCGTTCGCCTGTATCTCAAAATGGGATTTTTTACTTTGCTACAGATGGTAATATAGGTATGGGCGGGCTGGATATCTTTAAAACCAAGCTAAAGAGCGGTGTAGTAGAGAACATGGGCTATCCAATAAATTCCCCACAAGATGATTTTGCTTTCCAGATGTTAGGTGTAGATAATGGTTATCTCTCCTCTAACAGAGATGGTGGAGCTGGACAAGATGATATTTATAGTTTCATGGTGCGCCAGTTAAAACTGTTGGTTCGTGGCAAGGTGTTTAACCAAGAAACTAAAGCGCCTTTGCGTGATGCGGTGGTAAGTTTAACTAGAGCTAATGGTAGCCCAATGTTAGCACAAACCGATGCCGATGGCAACTTTAAGTTTAACTTAGAAGAAGAAAAAGATTATGAGCTATTGGCAGATAAAACCAACTTTAGAACGGCGACTGCAAAGATCAATGCTAAAGGTTTATCTGAAAGCAGTGTTATTGAACAAGACCTTTACTTAACACCTATCGTAATTAACAAGCCTATCCGTATAGAAAACATTTATTATGATTTTGATAAATCAAACATCAGGAAAGATGCAGCTGTAGAGTTAGATAAGTTGGTAGCCATTATGAAAGAAAATCCAACCATTTGGATAGAGCTTGGCTCGCATACAGATAGCAGAGGAAAAGACCAATACAACCAATGGTTATCGCAAAGTAGAGCAAATTCTGCGGTACAATATATCATAGATAGAGGAATTGATAAAAGCAGAATTACGGCCAAAGGTTACGGCGAAAGTGTACCAGTTAATAAATGTACCAACGGTGTAAAATGTAGCGAGGCAGATCATCAGCTGAATAGAAGAACAGAGTTTAAGATTATAAAGCAATAG
- a CDS encoding PorP/SprF family type IX secretion system membrane protein — MPTALRVSSSDPSARLALGLGIGIVQNTIDGNLFEAIDGYDGRIPVGIERSLLPDARTGIFFSTNRWYAGFSVDNLIAQYMAKKSREIVFFPVQKPHYYLTAGMMVPINENIQLKPSFLLKDDRGGPSSLDVNAFLLLADRVWLGGSYRTAIKLYDKSYLQRDLSKRNAIVGMVEFFATPQLRLGYAYDRATGSLSGVSGGTHEISVGFYIKPKQVRMMSQRYF; from the coding sequence ATGCCTACTGCATTAAGGGTAAGCAGCAGCGACCCTAGCGCCAGGTTAGCGCTAGGTTTGGGCATTGGCATCGTACAAAATACAATAGATGGTAACCTGTTCGAAGCTATAGACGGTTATGATGGGCGTATTCCGGTGGGTATAGAGCGCAGTTTGCTGCCTGATGCAAGAACTGGTATTTTTTTCTCAACCAATCGTTGGTATGCAGGCTTTTCGGTAGATAACCTAATTGCGCAATACATGGCTAAAAAGAGCAGAGAAATTGTATTTTTTCCAGTGCAAAAACCCCACTATTACCTAACGGCAGGTATGATGGTACCCATTAACGAAAATATACAACTCAAACCATCATTTTTATTGAAAGATGATAGGGGCGGACCAAGCAGTTTAGATGTAAATGCTTTTTTGTTATTGGCTGATAGGGTTTGGCTTGGTGGTAGCTACCGAACAGCAATTAAACTATATGATAAATCTTACTTGCAACGCGATCTATCCAAACGTAATGCCATTGTGGGTATGGTAGAGTTTTTTGCCACGCCACAACTACGTTTAGGCTATGCTTACGATAGGGCAACGGGTAGTCTTTCTGGAGTTAGCGGCGGTACGCATGAGATTTCGGTAGGGTTTTATATCAAACCTAAACAGGTAAGAATGATGTCGCAACGATATTTCTAA
- a CDS encoding PorP/SprF family type IX secretion system membrane protein yields the protein MKKSAIILLLLGITFTSRAQQDAQYSQYMFNGIYINPAYAGYKEELNLHSFYRNQWTGIKGAPKSASLAVDAIANDGNVGLALQLASDKLGPQNTLAGYASYAYCIKGKQQRP from the coding sequence ATGAAAAAAAGCGCAATCATATTATTACTGCTGGGCATTACTTTTACAAGCAGGGCACAGCAAGATGCACAATATAGTCAGTACATGTTCAATGGAATTTACATTAATCCCGCCTATGCGGGATATAAAGAAGAGTTGAACTTGCATAGCTTTTACCGCAACCAGTGGACGGGTATCAAGGGCGCCCCAAAAAGTGCTTCATTAGCAGTTGATGCGATAGCCAATGATGGTAATGTTGGGCTTGCCTTACAGTTAGCCTCTGATAAGCTTGGCCCACAAAATACGCTGGCGGGTTATGCAAGCTATGCCTACTGCATTAAGGGTAAGCAGCAGCGACCCTAG
- a CDS encoding gliding motility-associated C-terminal domain-containing protein, with product MNKLLLVLLFWIGAHLSYGQSSTYINDNFDINAGVPVTWYGDVTFGPNAVVYIEDGATAIFYGKNMTVEPGATFIALPSNSQTGTGVFIFRGNNPLHSNYPLQQTLNGGYTSGIHPTLPNIEIDNAAGLSLTGNSRISNNVKFTAGHLYLNNFNLVLDNDATFSGYDVTKHVVTNGTGVVVKENLANGSSFLFPVSIAGVDYTPATVLNQAVARNIIVQVKDYTNSVATETSFATRGIDRTWQISSSIIGAANVILQHNSATNANGTGTNESAFNNNLSFVSQQLSTGVWSSSCSGNDGGSPISINTGSNLVLPATADATAYFTKQSVNCADLFVTKTVNSVSPLVGSTVTFTITARNNGVVDATGVTVNELLPNGYSYISSTVSVGTYNNLTGIWTVGNLANGASATLTVTASINGSGSYANTATISGAQTDPDPINNSATVTPVPGALQANLGVTKTASSMAPVIGTNLEFNIAISNQGPNNATGVRVTEQLPSGYSFVSSVQTVGAYNSSTGIWDIGNLANGATATLTVTARVLATGSYANTATITGNEIDPVLGNNTSAVTPIPNAAQVDLAITKTATMGGIHIGQEFEYVLTVRNLSAYLATGVIATDVLPAELGYVLANNSYGTVTYNNGTNTVSWNIGNLAAGASVEITIRVKALKAGLVRNTATVAGTETDTNLTNNSATHSKELLGLQIPNVITPDGDGRNDTFKIPGIEAYPENTLMIYNRWGNEVWKSTGMTYRNEWDGRGLNGGTYYYVLRLKTAASSWQTLTGWVTLLKD from the coding sequence ATGAATAAACTACTACTAGTATTGTTGTTTTGGATTGGAGCCCACTTGAGTTACGGGCAGTCATCTACTTATATTAACGACAACTTTGATATCAACGCTGGCGTTCCCGTAACTTGGTATGGAGATGTAACCTTTGGCCCAAATGCAGTAGTGTATATAGAAGATGGTGCTACAGCAATTTTCTACGGCAAAAACATGACAGTAGAACCAGGTGCCACCTTTATAGCTTTGCCAAGCAATTCACAAACCGGTACTGGTGTATTCATTTTTCGTGGTAACAACCCACTCCATAGTAACTACCCGCTACAGCAAACGCTTAATGGTGGGTACACAAGTGGTATTCATCCTACACTTCCAAATATCGAGATTGATAATGCGGCGGGTTTATCGTTAACCGGAAACAGTAGAATAAGCAATAACGTTAAATTTACTGCTGGGCACTTGTACCTCAACAACTTTAATTTAGTATTAGATAACGATGCAACTTTTTCTGGCTACGATGTAACCAAACACGTAGTTACTAATGGTACTGGAGTTGTAGTTAAAGAAAATCTTGCCAACGGCAGTAGTTTTCTTTTTCCAGTTAGTATTGCAGGCGTAGACTATACGCCGGCAACAGTATTAAATCAGGCAGTTGCCAGAAATATCATTGTACAAGTAAAAGATTACACTAATAGTGTGGCTACAGAAACCTCTTTTGCTACCAGAGGTATAGATAGAACCTGGCAAATTAGCAGCAGTATTATTGGTGCTGCCAATGTAATTTTACAACATAACTCGGCAACCAATGCCAATGGCACTGGTACCAATGAGAGTGCGTTTAACAATAATCTATCTTTTGTGAGCCAGCAGCTCTCTACAGGGGTATGGAGCAGCAGTTGTAGCGGTAACGATGGAGGCAGTCCTATCAGTATTAACACTGGCAGCAACTTAGTGCTACCAGCCACCGCAGATGCTACGGCCTACTTTACCAAGCAATCTGTAAATTGTGCCGATTTGTTTGTTACTAAAACAGTAAATAGTGTAAGTCCGTTGGTGGGCTCTACAGTAACCTTTACCATTACTGCCCGTAACAATGGGGTAGTAGATGCTACGGGTGTAACCGTAAACGAACTATTGCCAAACGGTTACAGCTACATCAGCTCAACGGTATCTGTTGGAACTTACAACAACCTAACGGGAATTTGGACTGTGGGCAATCTTGCCAATGGGGCCAGCGCTACACTAACAGTAACAGCAAGTATTAACGGCAGTGGCAGTTATGCCAATACTGCTACCATTTCAGGCGCACAAACCGATCCAGACCCAATTAATAACAGTGCTACGGTAACACCAGTTCCGGGAGCCTTACAAGCTAATTTGGGGGTAACCAAAACCGCAAGTAGCATGGCCCCTGTAATTGGAACTAACTTAGAATTTAATATAGCCATAAGTAACCAAGGGCCTAATAACGCTACAGGGGTACGGGTAACTGAGCAACTGCCTAGCGGTTATAGCTTTGTAAGCTCGGTGCAAACTGTTGGCGCATACAATAGTAGCACAGGTATTTGGGATATAGGCAATTTGGCTAATGGCGCTACCGCTACACTAACGGTTACGGCTAGGGTGTTGGCTACTGGCAGTTATGCCAATACCGCTACTATTACAGGTAACGAGATAGATCCCGTTCTTGGCAACAACACCTCTGCTGTTACACCTATACCAAATGCTGCACAGGTAGATTTGGCCATTACCAAAACCGCAACAATGGGTGGCATACATATTGGGCAAGAGTTTGAATATGTGCTTACCGTGCGTAACCTAAGTGCTTACCTAGCCACGGGTGTAATTGCTACAGATGTACTACCTGCCGAACTGGGTTATGTTTTAGCCAACAATAGCTATGGTACGGTAACCTATAATAATGGCACCAACACGGTGTCTTGGAACATCGGTAACCTTGCTGCTGGTGCCAGCGTAGAAATTACCATTCGTGTAAAAGCACTTAAAGCTGGATTGGTAAGAAATACCGCAACCGTAGCAGGTACAGAAACTGATACCAATTTAACCAACAATAGCGCTACACACAGCAAAGAGCTTTTGGGCCTTCAAATTCCCAATGTAATTACTCCAGATGGCGATGGTAGAAACGACACTTTTAAAATACCGGGAATAGAAGCCTATCCAGAAAATACGCTTATGATCTATAACAGATGGGGCAACGAAGTTTGGAAAAGTACAGGAATGACCTACCGTAACGAGTGGGATGGAAGAGGTCTTAACGGTGGTACGTATTATTATGTATTGAGGTTAAAAACTGCTGCATCGAGCTGGCAAACTTTAACGGGTTGGGTAACTTTATTGAAAGATTAG